GGATGCCGTGCGCGGAGAAGTACGCCCTCATCGCGGCGCCGTGGAAGCGGTCGACGGTGGCGTCCACGACGGCCACGCACCGCCCGGCGGGCCGGTACACCTCGGCCAGGTCGGGCGTGGCCGGGTCGAACACGCCGTCGACCAGCCGCACCTCGCTGCGCAGGGTGAAGGTCGCGCCGACGGTCAGCGACCGCCGGTCGTCGTCGCACCGGATGTCGCCCGTGCCGCTGTAGTGGGCGGACGTGGCGTACTCGTCGGTGTGCCGCAAAGCCGTCATCGGATGCCCTTTCGGTGTCACACGAGCTTCCCGGTGGCCCAGTTGACGCGCTCCCACCGCTTGCGCGCCGCCAGGGCGCGCACCAGGAGCACGGGGAGCTGCACGTGGTGCAGCACCAGGAACGGGATCGGGTCGCGCCGGTCGAACACGGCGTCCTTGCCGCGCAGGAGGGTTCTCGCCCACGTCCGCGGCCTGCCCAGCTCCGCGCCCAGCCAGTGCACCGGCGGCGAGCCGGGGCGCGGGCGGGCCACGCCGTCGAACGCGGGGTCGAGGTAGGCCGCGGCCAGGTCCGGGCTGTCGTGGAAGGCCACCAGCGCCGAGTGGGGCCGGGGGTTGCACTCGATGGCGCGCGGCACGCCGTCCGCGCCGACGATGAAGTCGAACGACACCTGGCCGTCGAGCCGGTGCGCGGCCACGAAGTCGCGCACCCACCGCCAGATCGCGGGCACCTCGACGTGGTGGTAGTTCAGCTGCAGCGCCGAGGACTCCGAGCACGTGTAGGCGGTGATCCGGCCCGCGCGGCACGTGGTGTGCGCGCAGTACTCGCGCCCGGTGGCGAGCCGTTGCAGCACCCACGGGCGGTCCGGGCCGATCGGCAGGTCGGCGGGCGGGGCGGCCGGGTCGCGCACCAGGACCACGCGGTGGTCGGCGGTCATCGACGTCCACTCGGGCGGCTTGAGCACGTACTCGTGGCGCGGGTCGGCCTCGCGCACCTGCCGCACGTCGGTGATCCGGCGCGTCTCCAGGTCCGGCAACCCGGCGGCCCGCACCAGCTCGGCGAAGCCCGCCTTGTCGTTGAGCAGGCGGTGCGTGGCGGGGTCGTTGGCCAGCACGGCGCAGTGCCCGGCCAGCACGGGCACGGCGTCGGAGGTCGGTTGCGCGCGCCCGGGTTCGTCGACGACGGGCACGACGGTGTCCACGCCCTCGGCCCGGATCACCGCGACCAGGTCGCGGACGTAGCCGGCGGGGTCGGCGGCGGGGTCGGCGACCAGGTGGAACGCGCAGGCGGCGCGGGAGAACCGCAGCGGGCCCCAGCGGTGCCGGGGGATCGACACGGCCACCACGCGGTGGCCCGCCTCGTGGAACTTCCGGGCCAGCAGGAGGCTCTTGGTCATGTGCGTGGTGGTGACCAGCACGGTCGACCGGCGCCCGCACGGCCGCCGCGGCGCCAGCAGGTGCGCGACCCCGCACACGGCCGCGGTCACCGGGGCCGTCACGACCAGCGCGGCCAGCAGCGCCACACCGCGTGCACCGGACGGGAACGACATCACCTGACCCACCTCCCACATGTCGCTCAGGGCTGCCCGGGACGGTTTCCGGCAACCGCCACGCCCACCGATTCACCTGGACGTGTCGACGCGATCGGCGTGTCGGTCACGCAGGGAAAACAGCCGCTCGCACGGCGTCCGCGCCCACCGCGGTTGTCCCCCTTCTGTCAAATGCCTATAGTGCTATTCATCTAGATAAATGGAGGAAGTCGTGATCGAGTTCCACCTGGACGGCGGGTCCGGCCTGTCGCCGTACCAGCAAGTGGTCCAGCAGGTCCGCCACGCGCTGCGGCTCGGCCTGCTGCGCGAGGGCGACCAGCTGCCGAAGGTCAAGGACGTCGTCGCGCGGTTGGCCATCAACCCGAACACGGTGCTCAAGGCGTACCGCGAGCTGGAGCACGCGGGCCTGGTCGTGGCCCGGCCGGGCGTCGGCACCTTCGTCTCGGGCACGCTGCCCGGCGTGGCGCCCGGCGTGCTCGAACCGCTGCGCCGGGACCTGCGGCGCTGGATCACCAAGGCCCGCCTGGCCGGGCTGGACGACGAGGGCGTCGAAGCGCTGTTCGCGACCACCTTCCGGACCACCGCGACGGAGGGCACGGCGTGACCGCGATGCTGCGAACCCGGGGGCTGGGCAAGAGGTACCGGCGGCGCTGGGCGCTGTCGGACTGCACGCTGGAGGTCCCGGCCGGTCGCGTCGTGGGCCTGGTCGGCCCCAACGGCGCGGGCAAGTCCACCCTGCTCGGCCTCGCCGCCGGGATGAGCGCGCCCACCGCCGGCGAGATCGAGGTGTGCGGCGGGCGGCCGGGCAGCGGGCCCGCCCAGCTGGCCAAGGTCGGCTTCGTCGCCCAGGACACCCCCACCTACCCGGGGCTCACCGTCGCCGAGCACCTGCGCCTCGGCGCCCGGCTCAACCCACGCTGGGACGCGGGCCTGGCCCGCGAGCGCGTCGAGCGCCTGGGGCTGGACCCGGCGCAGCGGGCCGGCCGGCTCTCCGGCGGCCAGCGGGCCCAGCTCGCGCTGACCCTCGGCCTGGCCAAGCGCCCGGAGGTGCTGCTGCTCGACGAGCCGATCGCCGCGCTCGACCCGCTGGCCCGGCGCGGTTTCCTCCAGGACCTGATGGAGGCCGTCGCCGAGCACGGCGTCGGCGTCGTCCTCTCGTCGCACCTGATCACCGACGTCGAGCGGGTCTGCGACCACCTGGTGGTCCTGGTCGCCTCCCGCGTGGTGCTCGCCGGCGACATCGAGGACCTGCTCGCCACCCACCACCTGCTCACCGGGCCGCGGCGCGACCCCGCCACCCTGCCCGCCGACCAGCACGTGGTCACCGCGAGCCACACCGACCGGCAGACCACGCTGCTCGTGCGCACCGCGTCGCCGATCCTCGACCCGGCCTGGACCGTGCGCGGGGTCGGCCTCGAAGACCTGGTCCTCGCCTACCTGGACGCGCCCGCCGCCGCGCCGTCCCGCCCCGCCCTGGAGGTCCTCCGGTGACCTGGTTGACGCTGCGCCAGTTCCGCCTCTCCGCCCTCGGCGTGACCGCGCTGCTCGTCGCGGTCGCCGCCGTGCTGCTGGCCGTCGGCAGGCCGGTCGCGCTGCCGACGAGCCCCGGGCTCGACCCCGGCGACAGCACCTACTACTACCTGGGCATCGTCGCCCTGCACGTGTTCCCCGCCCTGGTCGGCGCGTTCTGGGGCGCGCCGCTGATCAGCCGCGAGGTGGAGCACGGCACCCACCGGCTGGTGTGGAACCAGGGCGTCACCCGCACCCGCTGGCTGGCGGTCAAGGCGGGGGTGACCGCCTCGGCCGCGGTGGTCGCCACCGGGCTGCTCAGCCTGCTCGTCATGTGGTGGTCCGCCCCCGTCGACGCCATCGCCACCGAGAACGGCCCCGCCGCCCTGCCGGTCGAACCGATGATCTTCGGCGCCCGGGGCGTCGTCCCCCTGGCGCACGCCGTGTTCGCCTTCGCCCTGGGCGTCACCGCGAGCGCCCTGCTGCGCCGCACGGTCCCGGCCATGGCGGTCACCCTCGTGCTGTTCACCGCCTTCCAGGTCGGCGCCCTGAACCTGGTGCGCCCCAACCTGATCCCGCCGGAGCAGGAACTCCGCCAGTTCTCCGCGGAGGGCACGGTGTTCTACTACTACGGCCCCTCGGCCCCGTTCGAGCTGCGCGTGCCGGTGCCCGAGCGCTCCTGGGTGCTGGAGCAGCAGACCCTGGACCGGGCCGGCAACCCCACCCCGGTCCCCGCCTGGTTCTCCGAGTGCCTGTTCCCCGGTGGTCTGGAGAGCGCGACCCCGCCCGGCCCGAACCGCGAGGAGGAGCGGGAGGCGTGCTTCGACCGGCTCAACGCGGAGGGCTACCACCAGCGCGTCACCCACCAGCCGAACAGCCGGTTCTGGGCGCTCCAGTGGGCCGAGACAGGGCTCTACCTGGCCCTGGCCGCCCTGCTGGGCTGGTTCACCCTGCGCTGGACCAACCGCCGGATCGGCTGAACGGCCCCGTCGCGGCGTCGCACCGGGGGAGTGCTCCGCCGACTTGTGCTGGAACTGGACAAAAGTCCGGTCAGAACCGACGAAAGTCCTGGACTTGTCGTCGCGCGGTCCCTACGGTTCATCACGTTGGGCAAGTCCCCTGCCACCCAACGTGATGAACCGTCTCCGCCCGTCTCCGCCCGCGGGCCCTGCAACCGTGCGACGACGACGTCGGACACGCGTGGTCGTCCCTGCCCTCCCTGGAGCATGGATATGAGATGGACGCGCACACCTCTCGGTTTACTGGCCGCGACCCTGCTGCTCGGCACCTCCGGACCGGCCGCCGCCGACCCGGTCGGCGACGCCGTACCGCCCCAGGAACCCGGCGTGACGCTGCGGGTCTTCGACGTGCAGGTGCCGCTGGACCGGCTCTGCGCCCTCAAACCCGCCCAGACGCCCAACGTCGACAAGCTCATGCCCACCGTCGACTGGAGCACCACCGACCACTTCGGGTTCGCCGACCGCTTCGTGGCCCAGGTGACCGGCAACCTCGACGTCCCCCAGCCGGGCACCTACGCGTTCCGCCTGCTCAGCGACGACGGGTCGCGCCTGTCGCTCGACGGCGCCGTGGTCGTCGACCACGACGGCCTGCACGGCCCGGAGGCCGAGGACGGCTCGGTCACCCTGTCCGCCGGCTACCACGCCCTGCTCGTCGAGCACTTCGAGCGCGACGGCGGCCAGCAGCTGACCCTCCAGTGGAAACCGCCGGGCGCGGCCGACTTCTCGCTGGTGCCGAACTCGGCGCTGAGCACGGACAGCGGCGTCGTCCGGGTCACCGCGCCCGGCCGCAAGGAGTGCGCCGCGGGCACCGACACCCCCGGCGACGGCCTGCCGCTCGACGCCGTCCACCCCGACTACACCCTGACGGACCTGCGCCCCACCGGCTTCCAGCCGCGGGTCGGCGCGATGGACTGGCTGCCCGACGGCCGCCTGGTCGTGGCCACCTGGGACGGCAGGAGCACCGACACCGGCGAGCTGTGGGTGCTCGGCAACGTCACCGGCGCCACCTCGCCCGACCGGGTCACCACCAAGCGGATCGCCGCGAACCTGCGCGAGCCGATGGGCGTGAAGGTGCTCGACGGCCACATCTACGTGTCGCAGAAGCACCAGCTCACCGAGCTGACCGACACCGACGGCGACGACGTGCTCGACCGGTCGCGCGCAGTGGCCACCTGGCCGTACGGCGGCAACTTCCACGAGTTCGCGTTCGGCCTGCTCTACCGGGACGGGTACTTCTACCTCACCCTGTCCGTCGCGATCAACGAGGGCGGCGCGACCACCGACCCGCAGCCCGCCGCCGACCGCGGCACCGCGGTCCGGGTCGACCGGGCCACCGGGCAGGTCACCTACCTCGCCGGCGGCCTGCGCACGCCCAACGGCCTCGGCTGGGGCCCCGAGGGCGGCCTGTTCGTCACCGACAACCAGGGCGGCCGGCTGCCCGCGTCCAAGCTGGTGCACGTCGAGCAGGGCCGGTTCTTCAACCACTACACGAACCCGGCCGGCCCGTTCGACGCCAACCCGGTCACCGCACCCGTGCTGTGGCTGCCGCAGAACGAGATCGCGAACTCGCCCAGCACCCCGGTCCAGCTCACCCGGGGCACCTACGCCGGGCAGCTGGTCTTCGGCGACGTCACCTACGGCGGCCTCCAGCGCGCGTTCCTGGAAAAGGTCAACGGTGAGTACCAGGGCGCGGTGTTCCGGATGACCCAGGGCCTCGAAGCCGGTGTCAACCGGACGAGCATCGGCCCGGACGGCGCCCTCTACGTCGGTGGGATCGGCGACGG
This portion of the Saccharothrix syringae genome encodes:
- a CDS encoding ATP-grasp domain-containing protein is translated as MSFPSGARGVALLAALVVTAPVTAAVCGVAHLLAPRRPCGRRSTVLVTTTHMTKSLLLARKFHEAGHRVVAVSIPRHRWGPLRFSRAACAFHLVADPAADPAGYVRDLVAVIRAEGVDTVVPVVDEPGRAQPTSDAVPVLAGHCAVLANDPATHRLLNDKAGFAELVRAAGLPDLETRRITDVRQVREADPRHEYVLKPPEWTSMTADHRVVLVRDPAAPPADLPIGPDRPWVLQRLATGREYCAHTTCRAGRITAYTCSESSALQLNYHHVEVPAIWRWVRDFVAAHRLDGQVSFDFIVGADGVPRAIECNPRPHSALVAFHDSPDLAAAYLDPAFDGVARPRPGSPPVHWLGAELGRPRTWARTLLRGKDAVFDRRDPIPFLVLHHVQLPVLLVRALAARKRWERVNWATGKLV
- a CDS encoding GntR family transcriptional regulator produces the protein MIEFHLDGGSGLSPYQQVVQQVRHALRLGLLREGDQLPKVKDVVARLAINPNTVLKAYRELEHAGLVVARPGVGTFVSGTLPGVAPGVLEPLRRDLRRWITKARLAGLDDEGVEALFATTFRTTATEGTA
- a CDS encoding ABC transporter ATP-binding protein, with translation MLRTRGLGKRYRRRWALSDCTLEVPAGRVVGLVGPNGAGKSTLLGLAAGMSAPTAGEIEVCGGRPGSGPAQLAKVGFVAQDTPTYPGLTVAEHLRLGARLNPRWDAGLARERVERLGLDPAQRAGRLSGGQRAQLALTLGLAKRPEVLLLDEPIAALDPLARRGFLQDLMEAVAEHGVGVVLSSHLITDVERVCDHLVVLVASRVVLAGDIEDLLATHHLLTGPRRDPATLPADQHVVTASHTDRQTTLLVRTASPILDPAWTVRGVGLEDLVLAYLDAPAAAPSRPALEVLR
- a CDS encoding ABC transporter permease subunit yields the protein MTWLTLRQFRLSALGVTALLVAVAAVLLAVGRPVALPTSPGLDPGDSTYYYLGIVALHVFPALVGAFWGAPLISREVEHGTHRLVWNQGVTRTRWLAVKAGVTASAAVVATGLLSLLVMWWSAPVDAIATENGPAALPVEPMIFGARGVVPLAHAVFAFALGVTASALLRRTVPAMAVTLVLFTAFQVGALNLVRPNLIPPEQELRQFSAEGTVFYYYGPSAPFELRVPVPERSWVLEQQTLDRAGNPTPVPAWFSECLFPGGLESATPPGPNREEEREACFDRLNAEGYHQRVTHQPNSRFWALQWAETGLYLALAALLGWFTLRWTNRRIG
- a CDS encoding family 16 glycoside hydrolase, with translation MRWTRTPLGLLAATLLLGTSGPAAADPVGDAVPPQEPGVTLRVFDVQVPLDRLCALKPAQTPNVDKLMPTVDWSTTDHFGFADRFVAQVTGNLDVPQPGTYAFRLLSDDGSRLSLDGAVVVDHDGLHGPEAEDGSVTLSAGYHALLVEHFERDGGQQLTLQWKPPGAADFSLVPNSALSTDSGVVRVTAPGRKECAAGTDTPGDGLPLDAVHPDYTLTDLRPTGFQPRVGAMDWLPDGRLVVATWDGRSTDTGELWVLGNVTGATSPDRVTTKRIAANLREPMGVKVLDGHIYVSQKHQLTELTDTDGDDVLDRSRAVATWPYGGNFHEFAFGLLYRDGYFYLTLSVAINEGGATTDPQPAADRGTAVRVDRATGQVTYLAGGLRTPNGLGWGPEGGLFVTDNQGGRLPASKLVHVEQGRFFNHYTNPAGPFDANPVTAPVLWLPQNEIANSPSTPVQLTRGTYAGQLVFGDVTYGGLQRAFLEKVNGEYQGAVFRMTQGLEAGVNRTSIGPDGALYVGGIGDGGNWGQEGKLKYGLQKLTPNGGRTFDLLAVRAIAGGFEVEYTQPLSAETANGLAGRYRATQWRYAPAPTYGGPKVDRETLPVTSATLSADGRRVTLKLDGLKAGRVVHLRSPRPFTSSTGVPLWSTETWYTLNNLVGGAPSATQSFEAESAALLGGAGFNTDHTGYSGAGFVDGYGTPGATTRFALNATTAGSHDVALRYSNGPNPFTGTKTVSVYVNGAKVRQVALADTGDWDTWATHTEALTLRAGPNTIAYEVDTGDTGHVNLDSLTVTPAQRVVLYGGAGTEHWRNPDGSAPSWPVADGSVEALGGDIRTRQVFGDFRLHLEFWLPDLPPDVTGQQRANSGVYLQDRYELQILDSYGKNPLAADDAGGIYLKRAASPNAATAPRTWQTYDVTFRAARFDGAGVKTENARVTVVWNGVTVHRDFAVDGPTGAGAPEAPTAGPLRLQDHGDPGENVRFRNIWVEPLG